From the Esox lucius isolate fEsoLuc1 chromosome 21, fEsoLuc1.pri, whole genome shotgun sequence genome, one window contains:
- the cnn3a gene encoding calponin-3a, whose protein sequence is MTSFNKGPAYGLSAEVKSKIAGKYDLQKEEELRFWIEEVTGMAIGENFQKGLKDGVILAELINKLQPGSIKKINQSQLNWHKLENIGNFIKAILAYGMKPNDIFEANDLFENGNMTQVQSTLLSLASMAKTKGMHTSCDIGVKYADKQTRHFDEEKIKAGQCVIGLQMGTNKCASQAGMTAYGTRRHLYDPKTQTDKPYDQTTISLQMGTNKGASQAGMSAPGTRRDIFDNKQVQPVDNSTISLQMGTNKVASQKGMSAYGLGRQVYDPKYCGSPTEPIIHANGSQGTGTNCSEISDSDYQAEEFLQEGEGEEYPVGYEEEENYSNVAHYNDVDQGIDY, encoded by the exons ATTGCAGGCAAATATGACTTGCAGAAGGAGGAGGAGCTTCGGTTCTGGATTGAGGAGGTGACTGGGATGGCCATAGGCGAGAACTTCCAGAAGGGCCTGAAGGACGGAGTCATCCTAGCAGA ATTGATTAACAAACTGCAGCCTGGCTCAATAAAGAAAATCAACCAGTCACAACTGAACTGGCACAAG CTGGAGAACATCGGCAACTTCATCAAAGCCATCCTGGCCTACGGCATGAAACCCAATGACATATTTGAGGCCAACGACCTGTTTGAGAACGGCAACATGACCCAAGTCCAGAGCACCCTACTGTCTTTGGCCAGCATG GCAAAGACCAAAGGCATGCATACTTCGTGTGACATTGGTGTGAAATacgcagacaaacagacaaggCATTTTGATGAAGAGAAGATCAAGGCTGGACAATGTGTCATCGGATTGCAA ATGGGGACCAACAAGTGTGCCAGCCAGGCTGGTATGACCGCATATGGGACCAGGCGACACCTTTACGACCcgaagacacagacagataagCCTTACGATCAGACCACCATCAGTCTGCAGATGGGCACCAACAAAGGAGCAAGCCAG GCTGGTATGTCGGCTCCAGGCACACGACGTGACATCTTTGACAATAAGCAGGTGCAGCCAGTGGACAACTCCACCATCTCCCTGCAGATGGGTACCAACAAGGTGGCATCCCAGAAGGGCATGAGCGCTTATGGCCTTGGACGCCAAGTGTACGACCCTAAGTACTGCGGTTCCCCCACTGAGCCCATCATCCATGCCAACGGGAGCCAGGGCACAGGCACCAACTGCTCTGAGATCAGCGACAGTGACTATCAGGCCGAGGAGTTCCTCcaggagggagaaggggaaGAGTACCCAGTGGGgtatgaagaggaggagaactACAGCAACGTTGCCCACTACAACGACGTTGACCAGGGCATCGACTATTAG